One window of Sphingobacteriales bacterium genomic DNA carries:
- a CDS encoding transposase, producing MAERVNGILKSEFFLDESFNTFTEAQQATTQTIEKYNTLRPHGSCDNLTLVKAHEASGILYKRWKTKTENQLLTT from the coding sequence ATCGCCGAAAGGGTAAACGGAATATTAAAAAGTGAGTTCTTTTTGGATGAATCTTTTAACACCTTTACCGAAGCACAACAAGCAACAACCCAGACTATAGAAAAATATAATACCCTTCGACCCCATGGAAGTTGCGACAACCTCACCCTCGTAAAAGCTCATGAAGCAAGCGGTATCCTTTACAAACGTTGGAAAACAAAAACAGAAAATCAATTACTCACTACTTAG
- a CDS encoding DDE-type integrase/transposase/recombinase produces the protein MHFILQPALKAHGIKMGRDALYRLLGEYGYLMCYRKKRVYTTDSNHPYKKYPNLIREIKFLTRPGKLWVSDITFIKLKEKFGYLSIFTNAYSHKIIGYCLYPTLHSNGPVKALLMALQSIRTSQLIHHSDRGSQYCCSEYVKMLKQNHILISMTEQGDP, from the coding sequence TTGCATTTTATATTACAGCCGGCATTGAAAGCACATGGCATTAAAATGGGCAGGGATGCGTTATACCGGCTATTGGGAGAATACGGCTATTTAATGTGCTACCGCAAGAAAAGGGTCTATACGACTGATAGCAATCATCCCTACAAAAAATATCCCAATCTGATACGTGAAATAAAATTCCTGACCCGTCCTGGAAAGCTATGGGTAAGCGATATTACTTTTATCAAGTTAAAAGAGAAGTTTGGTTACCTTAGTATATTTACCAATGCTTATTCGCACAAAATCATCGGGTATTGCCTTTATCCCACGCTACACAGTAATGGTCCTGTCAAAGCGTTGCTTATGGCTTTACAATCTATCCGAACAAGCCAACTCATTCATCACAGCGACCGGGGTTCACAATATTGCTGCTCGGAATATGTCAAAATGTTGAAACAAAATCACATCCTGATATCCATGACTGAACAAGGCGACCCATAG